In Dermatophagoides farinae isolate YC_2012a chromosome 9, ASM2471394v1, whole genome shotgun sequence, a genomic segment contains:
- the LOC124497626 gene encoding uncharacterized protein LOC124497626, whose translation MNSSRFLRLASSSSAKYGHFMTTISPKITRKPLALIVSATNENLSKQIIRLPEKHRETFAGDNGAENNKLPILDFHPSTHPLYCAALSLHLMINSNATISIENFINPLITWNPKYNNDKIIIQSPFSKQNEPIICPTTMNNVSTEKRADYYKHKDPNRFTHLTWVRHRKMKKHQRKKWRKKNLAMIKRRILERNIAKEKQFRAEILAQIKEAEEFDPQSYVQNILYTIDNVPQAETKQQRYERYMDLIRKNRQQTHLTMPKFEKID comes from the exons atgAATTCTTCAAGATTTCTTAG gcttgcttcatcatcgtcgGCAAAGTATGGCCATTTTATGACAACAATATCACCGAAAATTACTAGGAAACCATTGGCTTTGATTGTATCGgctacaaatgaaaatttatcaaaacaaattattcgaTTACCGGAAAAACACCGTGAAACTTTTGCCGGCGATAATGGAGCtgagaataataaattgcCTATATTAGATTTCCATCCATCTACTCACCCTTTATATTGTGCtgcattatcattacatttgatgatcaattcaaatgctacgatttcaattgaaaatttcataaatcCATTGATTACTTGGAATcctaaatataataatgataaaattataattcaatCACCATTTTCTAAACAAAATGAACCAATTATTTGTCCAACAACGATGAATAATGTATCAACAGAAAAACGTGCCGATTATTATAAACACAAAGATCCGAATCGTTTCACTCATCTAACCTGGGTACGACAtcgtaaaatgaaaaaacatcaacgaaaaaaatggcgaaaaaagaatttagcCATGATTAAACGTCGTATACTTGAAAGAAATATTGCCAAGGAAAAACAATTTCGTGCCGAAATTTTGGCACAAATCAAAGAAGCCGAAGAATTTGATCCACAATCATATGTACAGAATATTTTGTATACAATCGATAATGTTCCACAGgccgaaacaaaacaacaaagataTGAACGTTATATGGATTTGATACGAAAAAATCGTCAACAAACACATCTTACTATGcctaaatttgaaaaaattgattga